The Candidatus Eisenbacteria bacterium genome includes a region encoding these proteins:
- a CDS encoding FliA/WhiG family RNA polymerase sigma factor, protein MPRAAVAPNRRSVSKRASTPAPARRPVLKVVPGRKPAAPAPTPVTYGKNDLLKRFAPLVRHVVERVAATLPRNVDHEDLYSAGVLGLLDAHEKFDTGKGVKFETYAVWRIKGAVLDQLRALDWASRSMRRKARNLDGVTRKLDQKLGRAASEDEVARELKMSRDEFYRLLDHVRGAVLVSLDESRSNDGEDQGTLADHLADPNAEDHEAALEDRQQRQVMLNTIDHLPEQERLVVALYYYEHLTLKEIGRTLGISESRVSQVHTRAMSRLRLRLQKAMTLREEAA, encoded by the coding sequence ATGCCCCGCGCCGCCGTCGCCCCGAACCGTCGCTCCGTTTCGAAGCGTGCCTCGACCCCGGCCCCCGCGCGTCGTCCGGTCCTGAAGGTCGTGCCCGGTCGCAAGCCGGCCGCTCCCGCGCCCACCCCGGTGACCTACGGCAAGAACGACCTGCTCAAGCGTTTCGCGCCGCTGGTGCGGCACGTCGTCGAGCGCGTCGCCGCGACGCTGCCGCGCAACGTGGACCACGAGGATCTCTATTCGGCCGGCGTCCTGGGGCTGCTCGATGCCCACGAGAAGTTCGACACGGGCAAGGGCGTCAAGTTCGAGACCTACGCGGTCTGGCGCATCAAGGGCGCGGTGCTCGACCAGCTGCGCGCACTCGACTGGGCTTCGCGCTCCATGCGCCGCAAGGCGCGCAACCTCGACGGCGTGACCCGCAAGCTCGACCAGAAGCTCGGGCGGGCCGCGTCGGAGGACGAGGTCGCGCGCGAGCTCAAGATGTCGCGCGACGAGTTCTACCGCCTGCTCGACCACGTGCGCGGCGCGGTGCTGGTCTCCCTCGACGAGTCGCGTTCCAACGACGGCGAGGACCAGGGCACGCTCGCCGATCACCTCGCGGACCCCAACGCCGAGGACCACGAGGCGGCGCTCGAGGATCGCCAGCAGCGCCAGGTCATGCTGAACACGATCGACCATCTTCCCGAACAGGAACGCCTGGTGGTCGCGCTGTACTACTACGAGCACCTGACGCTCAAGGAGATCGGGCGGACGCTCGGCATTTCCGAGTCGCGGGTCTCGCAGGTCCACACCCGGGCGATGAGCCGGCTGCGCCTGCGCCTGCAGAAGGCGATGACGCTGCGCGAAGAGGCGGCCTGA
- a CDS encoding MinD/ParA family protein gives MKARNRKRAAARTPIQLVPVHGSPAPVSEGEHPAQWSRPRARTIVVASGKGGVGKSNLAANLAVALGERGARVLLVDGDLAQANLDLLLGLHPRFDLQHVLSGQKTMDEIVVNGPENVRLVPAASGVPELADLDDFRRELLLRGLSTLDSDADLVILDTASGVSRQTTEFCRAAHEVIVVTTPEMPAFSDAYALVKLLQKQGGLARAPQLVVNMANGADEAEDTAHRIRLVARRFLRLELDCLGVVPFDAAVPRAVRLQEPVIAAFPKSSAAGAYRALAAKLWKSRPTGPKSLIEPEPTQERLEA, from the coding sequence GTGAAGGCCCGCAACCGCAAGCGCGCGGCCGCCCGGACGCCGATCCAGCTCGTGCCCGTCCACGGCTCGCCGGCGCCGGTTTCGGAAGGCGAACACCCGGCGCAGTGGAGCCGGCCGCGCGCGCGCACGATCGTGGTCGCGAGCGGCAAGGGTGGCGTGGGCAAGAGCAACCTGGCCGCCAACCTCGCGGTCGCCCTCGGCGAGCGCGGCGCCCGCGTGCTGCTCGTGGACGGCGACCTCGCGCAGGCGAATCTCGACCTGCTGCTCGGCCTGCACCCGCGCTTCGACCTGCAGCACGTGCTTTCCGGGCAGAAGACGATGGACGAAATCGTCGTCAACGGCCCCGAGAACGTGCGGCTGGTGCCGGCCGCCTCGGGAGTCCCCGAACTGGCCGACCTCGACGACTTCCGCCGCGAGCTGCTGCTGCGCGGCCTGAGCACGCTCGACTCCGACGCCGACCTGGTGATCCTCGACACCGCTTCGGGCGTTTCGCGACAGACGACCGAGTTCTGCCGCGCCGCGCACGAGGTGATCGTCGTGACGACCCCCGAGATGCCGGCGTTCTCCGACGCCTACGCGCTGGTCAAGCTGCTGCAGAAGCAGGGCGGCCTCGCACGCGCGCCCCAGCTCGTCGTGAACATGGCGAACGGGGCGGACGAGGCCGAGGACACCGCGCACCGCATCCGCCTGGTCGCGCGCCGCTTCCTGCGCCTCGAGCTCGACTGCCTCGGCGTCGTGCCCTTCGACGCGGCGGTGCCCCGCGCCGTCCGCCTGCAGGAGCCGGTGATCGCCGCGTTCCCGAAGTCGAGCGCCGCCGGCGCGTACCGCGCCCTGGCCGCGAAGCTGTGGAAATCCCGCCCCACCGGACCGAAGTCGCTGATCGAGCCGGAGCCCACGCAAGAACGCCTCGAAGCCTAG
- a CDS encoding response regulator, whose translation MPHLLIVEDEPTTSWALAEGLSDDGFTIDTFRSAEEALAWLKDHDSDLVITELRLPGQSGLELARKLRRGPSAQPVIVLTAETGADRARDLRRAGVVEVFPKPFHIDGLRRAVRRALLEADGRRRPALRKAA comes from the coding sequence ATGCCGCATCTCCTGATCGTGGAAGACGAGCCGACGACCTCCTGGGCGCTCGCCGAAGGCCTGTCGGATGACGGATTCACCATCGACACCTTCCGCTCCGCCGAAGAAGCGCTGGCGTGGCTCAAGGACCACGACAGCGATCTCGTCATCACCGAGCTGCGGCTGCCGGGACAAAGCGGGCTCGAACTGGCGCGCAAGCTCCGCCGCGGCCCGAGCGCGCAGCCGGTCATCGTCCTGACGGCGGAGACCGGCGCGGACCGGGCGCGTGACCTGCGCCGGGCGGGCGTCGTGGAGGTCTTCCCAAAGCCGTTCCACATCGACGGGCTGCGTCGCGCGGTGCGTCGCGCCCTGCTCGAGGCCGACGGCCGCCGCCGTCCCGCGCTGCGGAAGGCCGCATGA